Part of the Zea mays cultivar B73 chromosome 4, Zm-B73-REFERENCE-NAM-5.0, whole genome shotgun sequence genome is shown below.
CTCAAAGTGGGGTGAGAGCGGCACGGTTGATCTGAAGCATGAGCTGGAGCAGGTGATCCTACTGATCACCTGCCGATGCTTGCTGGGGAGGGAGGTGCGTCAGAATCTCTCCGACGACGTTGCCGCCCTCTTCCACGACCTGTGCAACGGGATGCAGCCCGTGAGCGTCATCTTTCCTTACCTCCCGATCCCCGCGCACCGGCGGCGCGACCGGGCGCGCCAACGGCTGAGAGAGATGTTCGCCACCATCATCAGGGCACGGAAGGCATCCGGGCGGTCCGAAGAAGATATGCTGCAGTGCTTGATCGACTACAGGTACAAGGACGGGCGCGCCACCACGGAGGACGAGATCGCCGGGCTACTCATCACAGTGCTCTTCGGCGGGCAGCAGACCAGCTCCATCACCTCCACCTGGACTGGGGCCTACCTGCTCCAGTTCCGGCGCTACCTGGCAGCAGCCGTGGAGGAGCAGGAGGAGGCCATCAGGCGTTGCGGAGATAGGATCGACCATGACGTCTTGGCGGAGATGGACGTCCTGCACCGGTGCATCAAGGAGGCTCTCCgtctccagccgccgctgcccaTAGTGTTCCGCTGGTCGCACTCCGACTTCGCCGTGACGACGAGGGAAGGCGAGGAGCTTGTCGTCCCCAAGGGCCAGATGGTGGCGGCGTCGCCGGCCGTCGCCAACAGGCTCCCCCACGTCTACAAGGACCCAGAATTGTACGACCCAGACCGGTTCGCGCCTGGAAGGAGGGAGGACAAGGCGGCAGGTGCCCTGTCGTACATCTCCTTCGGTGGAGGCAAGCACTGGTGCCTCGGCGAGTTCTTCGCCTACCTGGAGATCAAGACGGTGTGGGCGCACCTGCTCAGGAACTTCGAGCTGGAACTGATGTCTCCGTTCCCGGAGAACGAGTGGAACTCCATGGTCGTCGGCGTCAAGGGCAAGCTGATGGTAAAGTACACGAGGCGTCAACTCGTTGTCGATGGCAACTAATATGGCCGGCCCATATGTATCTCTGCTGCTTAAAGGCCGTCTCCAGCAGCTACCATATCCTATCATTTATCTCGTCCACTATTTTAAAAGTAAGTTTAATCTACAATGTAAATTTTCTATTTTATATGATTTGTTGCTTACGGCCTAAGGCTCCAACAACATTTGTCTGGTATTGTAACACCATAAACATCTCAATTGTGAAGATTTAGAAGGATTCTCCCAAGATTTAATAAAAATGCTTTCTAATAAActagaaacaagattttgttctatAAGTGTTATCTTTTGTTTTGTAATTAGGAATATTCTCTAAAAGGTCTAAACTAAATAGATATGTTTTTTCATAATAAACATTATATTTTTGATGTGGATAAAATCTATTACCTTAATGAAATTGTATGAAGGGATCTTTAATTATTGGTGTGTTCCCATTCTTTATAACTATGGACATTTGCTTAAATGAAAAGGTAATAAATAACTCAAAGAAAATTTATAGTTACATCATCCTGGACATTTGATTGTGGACCTAGTTTTATTTTGGAATTCAAAACTGACTTGAAATTATATTTGAAAACTGAAATCTAAAATGgggaaaataaaaatagaaaaaaagagaaaaggatAAACCTTGCGCTGGGCCGATTCCACCCTCTCGGCCCAGTTCCTTGAAGGTCAGAAAACCATCTcgtaccctaataggggaattccccgcggggaatcggggatcgggtccccattgccatctctacttccTTCCCTCTCGCCAGCTCAACAAGACTATTGGCGCCGACAAATGGGGccaagtgttggggcgaaggcaaagacgccacccttcgctcgaggccttcgctgcagtcgctggtccgacAGGGACATAACGggcggggacacccttcgctccattcggcactttgacgaaggcctgcggcgacgtcttcCGGTGGCGCGGCCTCGTcccgtcccaaggcccacgtgtgatctggcccattgtaacgggccccgcgtggccgcctctgtattacgggcctaacttgtaaaggcatacttgtaattacagcttgtaaccctgctttatgcgaatattctggggataaactaggtgtctgagggcacatgcgtccttaacacaaggcgttgggcactcagatacctataaatacccccgcacagtgcccgtgaaaggctagattaacagagctattgcccccgtgcacgtaaccttgttgtcaccactgttcacccctgttggccttcttgctgctgagagcaagttccaacatttggcgcccaccgttcgtgctacgacaaaaccacccgcgatggcacccaagagagctaaccccaaggctgacgaggctgcgaaggcagcactgctggccgcaagaaagggcaaggccctcgtcctcacccaatccacccaccaagagcccactgaagacaatgttccccacaccggcgaagacgacaccttccgcacctgcggaaccgaaggacagtcgcagccgcccccaggcttcgccccactggaaggcgcggaccccaccgaggacggtgaggtcctcggcgtctcaacagaagaacagctgcagctgcgcgccctgcgcctcaggaaccgcaatctccagaggcagaaagagatactggaggccaagcgtcagcgtgtgtccgcattagccaaagtgcgacaaatgatacgcgacgaggagcagaaagcccaagacctcgagcgcgagatcgcgctgatgcagcgcgaaggccacctcggtctacagcaagagccacccctccaacagcgcacacaaccggaggacacgcgcgaaggccacctcggccggcagcatggcccacccctgcagcaccgggcgcagccggagaacccgcgtttcccccagcatgactacgtctcccagcacggcgcgccattccaaggggtcaactacctcgacgagcgaagtcccctggcaccacacctacaagtgacgccttggccagctaactttcgagcggggggcataccccaagtacaacggcagcaccgacccggcgcagtacatcatgagttatcaagtcgccgttgcatcagccggaggggacgacgccacaatggcgaagtctttcatcatcgccctagagggcccagcactcacctggttcaccagattgcctccgctgtccattgattcgtggagaagtctcagggacaagttcctcctcaacttccaagggtaccgtccagacaccgacgctttggccgagctctcgctttgcaaacagctggaaaaggagactctgcgggagtattaccgcaagttcttaacactcaagtcgcagctgccctctgtcgacgatcagatcgctatccactacgccattagtggccttcgggccggcgtcctctacagccactgtatcagagatccacccaagagcttgcaggagctatatcagctcttcgaaaaatatgccaaatccgaagagctccaccagcgcaaggtcgagtcacaacggaaacccaaagatgccccgcagtccagccgcacgtggacaaggactccgcagccagactccggtcgagatggccgcagtcagcagcaagtgcacaacatcgtcaaccaacatcctgctgctgacccccctcgccgccaggaatatccccccccagggccgcggaaatggaactcgcggcaggggtcgagggcgggcgcagcagccgccgcgccggttctactgccttttccacggcgaagactgcgcccaccaaaccaaagactgccccgagacgaaggccaccagagacagaatggcgcgggcgcagccagccgacaatcccagaattgtcgcgcataattaccagccaccccctccaccatatatccacgctcccgctccgcatccaccgcaccacgcttaccaacaccatcaggaagtacaaatcgtacctcctccacaaccaccaccacaccagcaacaccaaaacatcccccatgccccaaagcaggaagacttcgccgatcaaccatatcgcggagtcattcacatgataacaggggggtctagcaccgacttcgacaccaagcggcagaaacgggaccactaccgcagcatcaaccatgtcgccgtcactggcccagtcgtgcagatgaagtggtcccacataccgctaaccttcgacgcacgagacgtcgacctgcgcagcgccccccacatcgacgctatggtcatcaattgcagcgtggcaggctgggacttacacaaagtcctagtcgacaacggcagtcaggcggacatcatcttcctccatgccttcgaccgcatgggtataagccacagcttgctgaagccttcggacaacccgttatatggtttcggcggcaagggcacctttccagttggcaagatagagttgcccctctccttcggtgtagcacccaatgcccgaagtgagcaagtaaccttcgacatcgtcgacatggtatatccgtacaacaccatcatgggccggggctccatcaataagttcgaagctgccatccacaggttgtacctatgtatgaagataccaggtccgctaggcgccatcacaatctacggcaaccagcagacggcgcgcaacatagagcgggacttcgtgcctggtcagaggaacgtacactgtctctcgacccagcgcgaagtccctgcgccggccagcccaaccgacaagcagcacgacaaggcacagttgcagtgccaggACGGGACCAAgaccgtccccctcgatcaggccacgcccaagcagacagtcactatcagcgaagacctcacctcacttgaagaaggaaaacttctctgctgcctggccaagaataaagatgtcttcgcctggtccgccctcgacctggtcggagtcagccgatccataattgagcacagcttgggaattgacccttcggtgcgacccaaaaagcagaggcttcgcaaaatgtcagacgaaaagacagaggccgccaaagcagaggtgcaccgcctcctggaggctaaattcatcgagccagtggcttaccccacgtggctctccaatgttgtgatggtgcagaaaaaaagcgggaaatggcgcatgtgcatagacttcaccagtctcaataaggcctgcccaaaggacaatttcccgttgccacggatcgacaaaatagtcgatagcgcggccggatgcgaggtcatgtccctcctcgactgcttctccggttatcaccagatatacatgaaggagcaagacaaggctagcaccagctttataacacccttcggcacttattgctttgtcagaatgccggagggtctcaagaatgccgggtccaccttctccagactcaccaaaacagtactcgaagggcaggtcggcagaaatatatttacatatgtggaccacatcgtcgtcgccagcaagaataaggaggaccatctcgccgacctggcagagacattcgcgaacatgcgagatgcacgactccgcctaaacccggaaaagtgcgtcttcggtgttcgccagggcaagatattgggctacctggtgtcccgctgcggcatcgaggccaacccaaccaagatccaggccatcgtcgatatgtcgcctccgcagtccgccagggacgtccagcgcctgacaggcaggatggccgctctcaacagattcatctccaggtccgccgagcgaagtctccccttcctcaaaacactccgcggcgcgaaggacttcgcctggggaccggagcaagcagcggccttcgcctcactaaaacagtacctgtcggagctggccatcctcacaagccccgactcctcgctccccttattgctctatgtcgcggcttcgccgcacgcggtcagcgcggcactggtacaggagcagacagtcgagggcgcagtcagacagtgccctgtctactatgtctccgaagtcctgacaccgtccaaatgcaacatgacagagctggagaagattgcctacacagttgttatgtcctcgcgcaagctgcgccattattttgaagcattcaaggtccgagtcacctcagacagggggctcggcgaactattcagaaacccggaggcatcagtgaggattgccaagtgggcagccgaactctccggctaccacatcagcttcgagcccaggacagctatcaagtcgcaagtcctggcagacttcgtcatcgactggactgggccagtagcacagccggacccatccacagaaaaggtctggactatccattgcgacggtgcatggtgtcatgcgggggcaggcgtcgctgcagtcgtcacctcaccagccggagtcaaacacagatatgcagcacgcctcagcttcgctctggaatccgacaaatgtacaaacaacatagcagagtatgaagcagttatcctcggcctccgcaagctaagggccctcggagtcaccacatgtatcatcaaaacagactccaagatagttgccggtcaggtcgagaaagactatgcagcaaaagaccccgcactcatgcaatacctcgcggctatccgaagtctcgagagacagttcaagggattcaccctacaacatgtggacagggccaagaacgaggaggccgatgcattagccaaggccgccgccaggggcgagcccctgccctccgacgtattctttcacaccatcggcacgccggccgtccggagccccgaagggctccaaataactaatgatagcgagggccaccgtatagtcaacctaatcatgaccgaagactggtgggccccaataaccctgttcctacagggatactatcatccaaccgacgtcagtgaggcaaagcgcctcaggcatcgaagccgggacttcgcactgatcgagggccaattatacaagaaaggggtcagtcagccaatgcttaaatgcgtcaccgaaaccgaaggcatgcaaatcctacgcgaggtccacagtggcacgtgcagctcgcacgcggggccaagggccctggctgcaaaggtgatccgacaagggttttactggcctgcaatgatctgcgccgcaaatcgagtcacaaagtcctgcgaagcctgccagaagttctctcctcggtcaggcaacccttcgcaatatacaaagctcatTGCCCATACGTGGcccctccagcgctggggcctggacattgtcgggcccctgcccaccgctcaggggaaccttaagttcgccttcgtagccgtcaaatacttcaccaaatggattgaagcgagggctatttgcacaatcacatcaaagactgcccaaaaattcttttggcagaacatcgtttgccgcttcggagtaccgtccgagctaacagttgacaacggcaagcagtttgacagccaagatttcaaggatttttgtttctccattggcaccaagcttgccttcgcttcagtctatcatccgcagtccaacggggtcgtagaacgtgccaatgggaaaatcttcacagctgtcaagaagatgctcctcgatgaaaaaaaggcagatggaccgacttattaccggaggcagtctgggcgctaaacacaactgagtgcagggcgaccgggttcactcctttccgccttctatacggatcggaggcaatgaccccgcaagaaataaagcatgggtctccgcgcacagctccggcagccgtccctgacgtggatgagccaacctcaaaagatcccattgacggagaccgggtcttcgccctgcaggccctaaacaaataccaagcccagaccaaagcatggcgcgaccgcgcagtcatcccaagggagttcagcgcaggggacctcgtactcatccgaacagctcggacggagtccaagggcaagttggagcccaagtgggaaggccccttcatagtcaaaacaagagcctcccccagcgcttacaggctcacaacgccaagcggcaaggacctggagcactcctggaacatcgacaaccttcgcaaattttttgtttaatccATTTAGGGCTgacttcgcccttgtaattcaccgcaaacaatcttgtaccggcccgcactcttttcctcccggggggtgaggtttttaacgaggcggagccatgtaatatatgtgagaaaaatcccccgcaaaaacatgtgtcgaaaaaagaccgcgacaacggtcttcggcattcgaccaattcgaagtcaccgcgaggctaagcgctagccaccctcgcgtgcgactaacccgcacagaagtcgcctaagggtgcagccggacttagcacaacaagtgcgaaaaattccgatgtctatcgcgaagactatccgcgcagaagtcgcctaagggtgcagccggacttagcacaacaagtgcgaaaaattccgatgtctatcgcaaagactatccgcgcagaagtcgcctaagggtgcagccggacttagcacaacaagtgcgaaaaattccgacgcctatcgcgaggactatccgcgcagaagtcgcctaagggtgcagccggacttagcacaacaagtgcgaaaaattccgacgcctatcgcgaggactatccgcgcagaagtcgcctaagggtgcagccggacttagcacaacaagtgcgaaaaattccgacgcctatcgcgaagactatccgcgcagaagtcgcctaagggtgcagccggacttagcacaacaagtgcgaaaaattccgacgcctatcgcgaggactatccgcgcagaagtcgcctaagggtgcagccggacttagcacaacaagtgcgaaaaattccgatgtctatcgcgaagactatccgcgcagaagtcgcctaagggtgcagccgaacttagcacaacaagtgcgaaaaattccaatgactatcgcaaagactccgcgcaaAACCCAGTACAacgaaagcagaaacgacagcaagaccaaCTGTAATCACATCAGCATGGCATAAtcaaccataccagacaaagtacacagcgccctcgtaggcgcaggcacgcgagggcacacaactccatttcacaagcccttacacatacacaagcgagggcaccacgctctacatcggctcaaccttaggaacaattcccatctccctataattaaataacattatcctaagctcctcacccgcaaaaagacttcgcagctccccttcccctgcacctgcagcggccggcaaagacagcagctcctgccgaccagccctactcacgcgaagccgagccccttcctctacactaaccctacgctttgcaactgcccttcgtcgtcggcgaccggtgctagggcctggcacgtctggcgcgtccgcaacATGTGgcacagcctccgccgcagccacgtccaaagccgcaaaataatccaagtcctcctccgacgactcctcagtccactcaaccgagctcccagagtcagtaaaatcaaaaaactcagatacagacccaccatattcattcccatcttccgcggtcgaagccgccaaaaactcagtagtagcggttgcgtgcgcaggcccaatatcttgaacctgcgcagcaaccaaaattcagtacaacatccaaaaattccccaaccctaatcacccactacgccacctgcgaaggccctgccgctgcgggagcctccgccgcagcctccgccgctgcctccgcccccaccgccgcgggatcttcagcgctcggcacagcagatgcgggggcatcgggcgtgccttcggccaccttcgggggcaggtctcCGCCGGTCGCAGCAGATGTGGGGGCGCCTGGTGCGTCTTCCGCAGCCTCCGGGGTCgatcccggggcgactccagtcgcggcttccgcaggggtcgtctccgggtcaggcaacgcgctgttcagcgccccgaagtcgtccacccgctcgccgcgctccgcctaagacaaaacgcacaaaaattcagcaaacacacgcacagaccgcatccagcaaacgtcgagcaaacaacaacgttacct
Proteins encoded:
- the LOC109946003 gene encoding obtusifoliol 14-alpha demethylase produces the protein MAIELDLQETMSLTDKHLLIAGAVLLVTTISMLKLLVWSGSRVRSRRRLPPTIPAMPIIGGLIRFMRGPITMIREEYARLGSVFTLSTLGHRITFLIGPEVSEHLFNGPESEMSQQEVYRFTVAAFGRGVAFDVPYSVRQEQIRIFAEGLRGNKLRGYVNLMVCEAEEYFSKWGESGTVDLKHELEQVILLITCRCLLGREVRQNLSDDVAALFHDLCNGMQPVSVIFPYLPIPAHRRRDRARQRLREMFATIIRARKASGRSEEDMLQCLIDYRYKDGRATTEDEIAGLLITVLFGGQQTSSITSTWTGAYLLQFRRYLAAAVEEQEEAIRRCGDRIDHDVLAEMDVLHRCIKEALRLQPPLPIVFRWSHSDFAVTTREGEELVVPKGQMVAASPAVANRLPHVYKDPELYDPDRFAPGRREDKAAGALSYISFGGGKHWCLGEFFAYLEIKTVWAHLLRNFELELMSPFPENEWNSMVVGVKGKLMVKYTRRQLVVDGN